One genomic window of Aethina tumida isolate Nest 87 chromosome 3, icAetTumi1.1, whole genome shotgun sequence includes the following:
- the LOC109599807 gene encoding nedd8-activating enzyme E1 catalytic subunit yields the protein MSDSQENNQKRWGHLRKVLERPGPFCHPEFEPSPEILDFVMGSCKILVIGAGGLGCELLKDLALMGFKQIHIIDMDTIDLSNLNRQFLFRHKDIGLSKAEVAAKFINNKVAGCQVTPHFCKIQDYDEEFYRQFHIVVCGLDSIIARRWINGMLVSLLNYEDGVLDQSTIIPMVDGGTEGFKGNARVVLPGMSACIECVLDLYPPQITYPLCTIANTPRLPEHCIEYIKVISWPKENPFGVPLDGDDPQHIGWIYEKSMERALQFNITGVTYRLVQGVVKNIIPAVASTNAIIAGICATEVFKIATSCCVSMNNYMVFNDVDGIYTYTYEAEKKDDCLVCSQIPQELPIKDPNSMKLKDIISLLCESVSYQMKSPGITTVIDGKNKTLYMSTIKSIEEKTKGNLNKTLVELGLKDGSDILVADVTSPSTLVIKLKYLSVDVDMN from the exons atgtCCGACAGTCAGGAAAACAATCAGAAACGATGGGGCCACTTGAGGAAAGTGCTAGAACGGCCCGGGCCCTTTTGCCATCCGGAATTCGAGCCGTCACCCGAAATTTTGGACTTCGTCATGGGGTCGTGCAAGATTTTAGTAATAGGCGCCGGCGGTTTGGGGTGCGAGCTCCTAAAAGACCTGGCTTTGATGGGTTTCAAGCAGATACACATAATAGACATGGACACTATCGATCTGTCCAACTTAAATCGTCAGTTTTTGTTCCGGCACAAAGACATCGGTCTGTCCAAAGCTGAGGTGGCAGCCaagttcataaataataaagtggcGGGTTGTCAGGTTACGCCGCACTTTTGCAAAATACAAGACTACGACGAGGAGTTTTACAGGCAGTTCCACATCGTTGTGTGTGGCTTAGACTCTATAATAGCCCGGAGGTGGATCAATGGCATGCTTgtctctttattaaattacgagGACGGAGTGCTGGACCAAAGCACCATCATCCCCATGGTGGACGGAG gTACGGAAGGCTTTAAGGGTAATGCCCGCGTAGTGCTCCCCGGTATGAGTGCCTGCATCGAGTGCGTACTCGACCTGTACCCCCCGCAGATAACCTACCCCCTGTGCACAATAGCCAACACCCCCCGACTGCCCGAGCACTGCATAGAATACATCAAAGTGATATCATGGCCCAAGGAAAACCCCTTCGGCGTCCCCCTGGACGGCGACGACCCCCAGCACATCGGCTGGATTTACGAAAAGTCCATGGAACGGGCCCTCCAGTTCAACATCACCGGTGTGACCTACAGGCTAGTACAAGGGGTGGTCAAGAACATCATCCCCGCCGTGGCGTCCACCAACGCCATAATCGCCGGCATTTGCGCCACCGAG GTGTTCAAAATCGCCACAAGTTGTTGCGTCTCCATGAACAACTACATGGTGTTCAACGACGTGGACGGCATCTACACGTACACCTACGAGGCGGAAAAGAAGGACGACTGTCTAGTTTGTTCGCAAATACCCCAAGAGTTGCCGATCAAGGACCCCAATTCAATGAAACTGAAAGACATCATTTCGTTGCTCTGTGAGAGCGTGTCGTATCAGATGAAGAGTCCCGGCATCACCACCGTTATAGAcggcaaaaataaaactttgtaCATGTCCACCATTAAGAGTATAGAGGAGAAGACGAAAGGGaatcttaataaaactttagtaGAATTAGGCTTAAAAGATGGATCGGATATACTGGTGGCGGATGTTACTTCGCCAAGCACGTTAGTTATTAAACTCAAGTATTTAAGTGTTGATGTTGatatgaattaa
- the LOC109599801 gene encoding proliferation-associated protein 2G4 — translation MADDKDVTEKTIAEDIVVTKYKMAGEIVNRVLKQVIDKCVAGASVREICEFGDKLLTDETSKVFKKEKELKKGIAFPTCVSVNNCICHFSPIPSEPDYTLKDEDVVKVDLGAHIDGFIAVVAHTVVVGASSDNKVTGRRADAILAAHYASQVALRLLKPGNETYTITDAIQKVAESYKCKPVEGMLSHQLKQFKIDGEKTIIQNPNDSQKKEHEKFELETHEVYAMDVLISTGEGIGKETDTRVSVYKKTDETYQLKLKASRAFYTEVRTKHGNMPFNLRTFEDATKAKMGVGECVKNKLVEPFQVMYEKQGEFVAHYKFTVLLMPNGPHKITGLPFEPELYSSEYSITDADLKSVLNSSANPKSAKKKKKKAEGAAEQPAEVEAAA, via the exons ATGGCGGACGACAAAGATGTTACCGAAAAAACGATCGCCGAAGACATCGTTGTCACCAAGTATAAAATGGCTGGGGAGATCGTTAACA GGGTCCTCAAGCAAGTGATTGATAAGTGCGTGGCCGGCGCCTCGGTCAGGGAAATATGCGAGTTTGGGGACAAACTGTTGACCGACGAGACCAGCAAGGTGTTCAAGAAGGAGAAGGAGCTGAAGAAGGGCATCGCCTTCCCCACATGTGTGTCCGTCAACAACTGCATCTGCCACTTCTCACCCATTCCCAGTGAGCCTGACTACACGTTGAAGGACGAGGACGTCGTCAAAGT GGATTTGGGAGCACACATAGACGGTTTCATAGCAGTGGTGGCCCACACGGTGGTGGTGGGAGCGTCCAGCGACAACAAGGTGACCGGCCGCCGTGCGGACGCCATCCTGGCCGCCCACTACGCCTCCCAGGTCGCCCTCCGCCTCCTAAAACCGGGCAACGAGACCTACACCATCACCGATGCCATCCAAAAGGTGGCCGAGTCCTACAAGTGCAAGCCAGTCGAGGGCATGCTCAGTCACCAGCTGAAGCAGTTCAAGATCGACGGCGAGAAGACCATCATCCAGAACCCCAACGACTCCCAGAAGAAGGAGCACGAGAAGTTTGAGTTGGAGACCCACGAAGTTTATGCCATGGATGTGCTCATCAGTACTGGAGAAG gtATTGGTAAGGAGACGGATACCAGGGTGTCCGTGTACAAGAAAACCGACGAAACCTACCAGTTAAAACTGAAGGCATCACGAGCCTTTTACACTGAAGTGAGGACGAAGCATGGAAATATGCCGTTTAACTTACGCACCTTCGAGGACGCCACAAAAGCCAAGATGGGAGTGGGTGAATGTGTCAAGAATAAGCTGGTCGAGCCCTTCCAAGTAATGTATGAAAAACAAG gtgAATTCGTGGCCCACTACAAGTTCACGGTGCTGCTGATGCCGAACGGCCCCCACAAAATCACCGGGCTGCCCTTCGAGCCGGAACTGTACTCGTCCGAGTACTCGATCACCGACGCCGACCTGAAGTCGGTGCTGAACAGCTCGGCGAACCCCAAGTCCGccaagaagaagaaaaagaaggCGGAGGGTGCCGCCGAACAGCCGGCGGAAGTGGAGGCCGCCGCGTAA